From the Caldisericum sp. genome, the window AGTTGGAGACGAATTTGAAGTTGTCGAGGTGCAACAAGTACCATAATGCCTCTTTATATTTGCCCAACGCCAATTGGAAACCTAAAAGACATTACTTTAAGAGTTATAGAAACTCTACAGAGCGTTGATTATATTCTTGCAGAGGACACGAGGGTTACGCGTGTCCTTTTAAATAAATATGAAATAAAGGCTCCCTTAAAGAGTTTTCACTCATACTCAAACAAAAGAGTTCTGGATAGCATCATAGATGACCTTAAGGAAGGTAAGTCTATTGCACTTGTTACTGATGCAGGCACACCTTGTATATCTGACCCTGGCTATGAAATCGTAAGAAGATGTGTTGAAGAAGGTATCCACTTTGAAGCACTGCCAGGACCAAATGCAGTTCTTCCAGCAATAATCTTATCGGGCTTCCCTCCTGATAGATTCTTTT encodes:
- the rsmI gene encoding 16S rRNA (cytidine(1402)-2'-O)-methyltransferase, which translates into the protein MPLYICPTPIGNLKDITLRVIETLQSVDYILAEDTRVTRVLLNKYEIKAPLKSFHSYSNKRVLDSIIDDLKEGKSIALVTDAGTPCISDPGYEIVRRCVEEGIHFEALPGPNAVLPAIILSGFPPDRFFFYGFLKRTEGKIKKTLEAFKDFEYPVIFYESPYRVVKVLSIINEVLPDRYIAVVREISKIHESVVRGSVKEVLAHFENNPPKGEIVIVLGGKGMKI